One Synechococcus sp. CC9605 genomic window carries:
- a CDS encoding D-alanine--D-alanine ligase family protein, protein MPSSPITVGLVFGGRSGEHDVSIRSAATVVRGLRSGENTERYTVQPIYIDRDGRWWGTDLAEATLTSEVAPELTTPRPPSGFQGFPEGCDAIDLWYPVLHGPNGEDGTIQGLFQLTGKPFVGAGVLGSAVSMDKQAMKSAFSSAGLSQVPYVALHASELEDAKSRSALLDRIERELNYPCFVKPANLGSSVGISKVRSRQELEAGLEQAAALDPRLVVEQGVNAREVECAVLGRRTLEASVIGEVRFDADWYDYETKYTAGRSTTLIPAPLPDPVRDRIREQALQACAAVGVHGMSRVDFFYDETNDQLWINEINTLPGFTAQSMFPMLWAASGVTLEQLVHKLIQTAGE, encoded by the coding sequence ATGCCGTCCAGTCCCATCACGGTTGGCCTCGTCTTTGGAGGCCGCTCTGGAGAGCACGACGTTTCGATCCGATCTGCAGCGACTGTCGTTCGGGGCCTGCGCAGCGGTGAAAACACCGAGCGCTACACGGTGCAGCCGATCTACATCGACCGTGATGGTCGCTGGTGGGGAACGGATCTGGCCGAGGCAACCCTGACCTCTGAAGTCGCACCGGAGCTCACAACACCAAGGCCACCCTCAGGATTCCAGGGGTTCCCGGAGGGCTGCGATGCGATCGACCTCTGGTACCCGGTGCTGCATGGTCCCAACGGCGAGGACGGAACGATTCAGGGGTTGTTTCAGCTAACCGGCAAACCCTTCGTGGGCGCGGGCGTGCTCGGCTCAGCCGTCAGCATGGACAAACAGGCGATGAAATCTGCTTTCTCCAGCGCCGGGCTGTCCCAGGTGCCCTATGTAGCTCTTCACGCGTCGGAACTCGAGGACGCCAAGAGCCGATCGGCTCTCTTGGACCGGATTGAACGCGAACTGAACTACCCCTGTTTTGTGAAGCCGGCCAATCTCGGCTCATCAGTGGGCATCAGCAAAGTGCGTTCCCGCCAAGAACTGGAAGCAGGACTCGAGCAGGCAGCAGCACTCGATCCGAGGCTGGTGGTGGAGCAGGGCGTCAACGCCAGAGAAGTGGAATGCGCCGTTCTGGGGAGACGAACGCTCGAAGCATCGGTGATCGGGGAGGTTCGTTTTGATGCGGACTGGTACGACTATGAGACCAAATACACCGCAGGTCGCAGCACCACGTTGATTCCAGCTCCCTTGCCTGATCCGGTGCGTGACCGCATTCGTGAGCAGGCCTTGCAGGCCTGTGCAGCTGTTGGCGTTCACGGCATGAGTCGGGTGGACTTCTTCTACGACGAGACCAACGATCAGCTGTGGATCAACGAAATCAACACCCTGCCTGGTTTCACGGCCCAGAGCATGTTCCCGATGCTGTGGGCCGCCAGCGGCGTAACACTCGAACAGTTGGTGCACAAACTGATCCAAACAGCAGGAGAATGA
- the miaB gene encoding tRNA (N6-isopentenyl adenosine(37)-C2)-methylthiotransferase MiaB, with translation MVASAPLATDATANPQRGSYWITTFGCQMNKADSERMAGILEAMGYREASAELDADLVLYNTCTIRDNAEQKVYSYLGRQAQRKRSNPNLILVVAGCVAQQEGESLLRRVPELDLVMGPQHANRLETLLLQVDSGQQVVATEDHHILEDITTARRDSSICGWVNVIYGCNERCTYCVVPSVRGKEQSRLPQAIKLEMEGLAAQGYKEITLLGQNIDAYGRDLPGITPEGRRQHTLTDLLHHVHDVEGIERIRFATSHPRYFTERLIDACADLPKLCEHFHIPFQSGDNDVLQAMARGYTVERYRRIIDRIRERMPDASLSADVIVAFPGETDAQYRRTLDLIEEIGFDQVNTAAYSPRPNTPAANWDNQLPEEVKVERLREINALVERCARKANARYEGRTEEVLAEGINPKDPSQLMGRTRTNRLTFFSATGADGHANKAGDLVQVRIDAVRSFSLSGSPLPH, from the coding sequence TTGGTCGCCTCCGCCCCCCTCGCCACTGACGCCACCGCCAACCCCCAGCGGGGCAGCTATTGGATCACCACGTTCGGGTGCCAGATGAACAAGGCGGATTCCGAACGGATGGCGGGAATCCTGGAGGCCATGGGCTACCGGGAGGCGTCAGCCGAACTGGATGCCGATCTGGTGCTCTACAACACCTGCACCATCCGGGACAACGCCGAGCAGAAGGTTTACAGCTACCTCGGCAGACAGGCCCAGAGGAAACGCAGCAACCCCAATCTCATCCTGGTGGTGGCGGGCTGTGTTGCCCAGCAGGAGGGCGAATCCCTGCTCCGGCGGGTGCCGGAGCTGGATCTGGTGATGGGACCGCAACACGCCAATCGCCTGGAAACCCTGCTGCTGCAGGTGGACAGCGGTCAGCAAGTGGTCGCCACTGAAGACCACCACATCCTTGAAGACATCACCACGGCCCGCCGGGACAGCAGCATCTGCGGCTGGGTGAACGTGATCTATGGCTGCAACGAACGTTGCACCTACTGCGTGGTGCCCTCCGTGCGCGGCAAGGAACAATCACGGCTGCCCCAGGCGATCAAGCTGGAAATGGAGGGTCTTGCCGCCCAGGGCTACAAGGAAATCACCCTGCTCGGCCAGAACATTGATGCCTATGGCCGGGATCTGCCGGGCATCACGCCGGAGGGTCGCCGCCAACACACCCTCACCGATCTGCTCCATCACGTTCACGACGTGGAGGGCATTGAACGGATCCGTTTTGCCACCAGCCACCCGCGCTACTTCACCGAGCGGCTGATCGATGCCTGTGCCGACCTGCCCAAGCTCTGTGAACACTTCCACATTCCGTTTCAGAGCGGAGACAACGACGTGTTGCAGGCCATGGCCCGGGGCTACACCGTTGAACGCTACCGGCGGATCATCGACCGCATCCGTGAGCGCATGCCCGATGCCTCCCTCAGTGCCGATGTGATCGTTGCCTTCCCCGGAGAGACGGATGCGCAGTACCGCCGCACCCTCGATCTGATCGAAGAGATTGGCTTCGATCAGGTGAACACAGCGGCCTATTCACCCCGGCCCAATACCCCTGCAGCTAATTGGGACAACCAGCTGCCAGAAGAGGTGAAGGTGGAACGCCTGCGCGAAATCAATGCCCTGGTGGAACGCTGCGCTCGCAAAGCCAATGCCCGCTACGAGGGGCGCACGGAAGAAGTGCTTGCGGAGGGCATCAATCCCAAGGACCCATCACAGCTGATGGGGCGTACCCGCACCAATCGCCTGACCTTCTTCAGTGCCACCGGAGCAGATGGTCATGCCAACAAAGCTGGCGATCTTGTTCAGGTGCGCATTGATGCGGTGCGCTCCTTTTCGCTCAGCGGCAGCCCCCTGCCCCACTGA
- a CDS encoding dipeptide epimerase, with product MGWALTRFSLTKAVPLTISRGTTAAVVRLQLRLEGEGLVGRGETGGFETGHRAFALEAVEQELLALLPQLEALDPHRPQRFEPLLASLSPPARCAIDLALWDWHGQRLGHPLWRLWRLDPAEGVATSVTLGLASVDAVLDRLQRWWTQLPATRVKLKLGSPDGLDHDLSLLEAVAQAITDRSQRQGVAIELQVDANGGWTVDQAKRMLEPLAAHRVVLLEQPLAPDLDPTQDTAGFAALHPHCPMPLVADESCWDLDDLLRLAPVVDGVNLKLLKTGGLSQALLMAQVAQTKGLDLMVGCYSDSSLLNGAAAQMLPLIRWPDLDSHLNLVDDPFVGLELQNDRLRASAMAGLGIRPLGGTAA from the coding sequence ATGGGCTGGGCCCTCACACGGTTTTCGCTCACCAAGGCCGTGCCCCTCACGATCAGCAGGGGCACCACCGCTGCCGTGGTGCGGTTGCAGCTCAGGTTGGAAGGTGAGGGGCTGGTGGGTCGCGGCGAGACCGGTGGATTTGAGACCGGCCACCGTGCCTTCGCCCTTGAGGCTGTGGAACAGGAGCTGCTGGCGCTGTTGCCGCAACTGGAAGCTCTGGATCCCCACCGTCCGCAACGGTTCGAGCCCCTGCTTGCCTCCCTGAGTCCCCCGGCCCGTTGTGCCATTGACCTGGCCTTGTGGGACTGGCATGGGCAACGGCTCGGCCATCCGCTGTGGCGGCTCTGGAGATTGGACCCAGCCGAGGGTGTGGCCACCAGCGTCACCCTGGGACTGGCTTCTGTGGACGCCGTGTTGGATCGTCTCCAACGCTGGTGGACGCAGCTGCCGGCGACGCGGGTGAAGCTCAAGCTGGGCAGCCCTGACGGGTTGGACCACGACCTCAGCCTGTTGGAGGCGGTGGCCCAAGCCATCACGGATCGATCCCAGCGGCAGGGTGTGGCCATCGAACTGCAGGTGGATGCCAACGGCGGATGGACCGTGGATCAGGCCAAGCGAATGCTGGAGCCCCTGGCCGCACACCGGGTGGTGCTGCTGGAGCAACCCCTGGCTCCCGATCTGGATCCCACGCAGGACACAGCGGGATTCGCGGCGCTTCACCCCCACTGTCCGATGCCCCTGGTGGCGGATGAAAGTTGCTGGGATCTGGACGATCTGCTGCGCCTGGCTCCCGTGGTGGATGGTGTGAATCTCAAGCTGCTGAAGACCGGCGGGCTCAGTCAGGCCCTGCTGATGGCCCAGGTGGCGCAGACGAAGGGGCTGGACCTGATGGTGGGGTGTTACTCCGACAGCTCGTTGTTGAACGGCGCAGCGGCCCAGATGTTGCCTCTGATTCGTTGGCCGGATCTCGACAGCCACCTCAACTTGGTGGATGACCCCTTTGTGGGCCTTGAGTTGCAGAACGATCGTTTGCGAGCTTCGGCTATGGCTGGATTGGGGATCCGTCCTTTAGGAGGCACAGCGGCGTGA
- a CDS encoding DUF1611 domain-containing protein: MSGIQAPSGFRELRLVLLQHGGLASLTGKTGLAILRHRAGPIVAVIDPDHAGQSLQSVTGIERDVPVVADLAAALPYKPEVAVVGLAPSGGRLPDPVRHDALAALRAGLHLASGLHTRLADDPELAEACWPDRWIWDLRREPEGLNVGQARAAALPCRRFLAVGTDMAVGKMSACLSLLEAAQRSGIPARFVGTGQAGILISGEGVALDAVRIDYAAGAVEAAVLRAADALPEQGLVLVEGQGSLCHPASTATLPLLRGTQPTALLLVHRAAQQTIDRLPQIPLPSLEALVATTETLASWARPDGAGKPARVAAVALNTARLDEAQAREEVERICQTLGMPCTDPIRWGAEPLLETLLNC; this comes from the coding sequence ATGAGCGGGATTCAGGCGCCGTCGGGATTTCGGGAGCTGCGGTTGGTGCTGCTCCAACACGGCGGATTGGCCAGCCTCACTGGCAAGACCGGTCTGGCCATACTCCGCCACCGTGCTGGTCCGATCGTCGCGGTGATCGATCCCGATCATGCGGGCCAGTCTCTGCAATCCGTCACCGGTATCGAGCGTGACGTGCCGGTGGTGGCGGATTTGGCTGCGGCGCTGCCCTACAAGCCTGAGGTCGCTGTGGTCGGCCTGGCTCCCTCGGGGGGGCGGCTGCCTGATCCTGTCCGCCACGATGCCTTGGCGGCGTTGCGCGCCGGCCTTCACCTCGCCAGCGGACTCCACACCCGGCTGGCCGATGATCCTGAGCTGGCGGAAGCCTGCTGGCCTGACCGTTGGATCTGGGATCTTCGCCGGGAGCCGGAAGGTCTCAACGTTGGCCAGGCACGCGCCGCAGCACTCCCCTGTCGGCGGTTTCTGGCGGTTGGCACCGATATGGCTGTCGGCAAGATGAGTGCATGCCTGTCTTTGTTGGAGGCGGCCCAGCGCTCCGGGATCCCTGCGCGCTTTGTCGGGACAGGTCAGGCGGGAATCCTGATCAGCGGGGAAGGGGTCGCCCTGGATGCTGTGCGCATTGATTACGCCGCCGGTGCGGTGGAGGCGGCGGTGCTTCGGGCCGCGGATGCTCTACCTGAGCAGGGCCTTGTGCTGGTGGAGGGGCAGGGGTCGCTCTGCCATCCGGCCTCAACAGCCACCCTGCCCCTGTTGCGCGGCACCCAGCCGACGGCTCTGTTGCTTGTGCATCGGGCAGCACAGCAGACCATCGACCGGCTGCCTCAGATTCCTCTCCCCAGCCTTGAGGCTTTGGTGGCCACCACTGAAACCCTGGCAAGCTGGGCTCGGCCTGATGGGGCCGGTAAGCCAGCCAGGGTGGCCGCTGTCGCCCTCAACACCGCACGCCTTGATGAGGCTCAGGCTCGAGAGGAGGTGGAGCGCATCTGCCAGACCCTGGGTATGCCCTGCACGGATCCAATCCGCTGGGGTGCCGAACCTCTCCTGGAAACTTTGTTGAATTGTTAG
- a CDS encoding DUF4359 domain-containing protein encodes MLAGGIAAAGVLSLVVSNPSLEDYQAHAGDQLVRLGTKELCDEPTLPMVLRLWIRNCPELIASQRDALVALAGQFTTRRNLFVASLYSTRMERKEMLPGLRLPGFEVLSLGVAGRFVVLRTDASKGTER; translated from the coding sequence ATGTTGGCGGGGGGGATTGCAGCGGCCGGGGTGCTGTCGCTGGTGGTATCCAACCCGTCGTTGGAGGACTATCAGGCCCATGCCGGAGACCAGCTGGTCCGGTTGGGCACCAAGGAACTGTGCGACGAACCAACCCTGCCGATGGTCCTGCGTCTCTGGATTCGCAATTGCCCTGAACTGATTGCCTCCCAGCGGGATGCACTGGTGGCATTGGCAGGCCAGTTCACCACCCGCCGCAACTTGTTTGTGGCCAGTCTCTATTCCACGCGGATGGAACGGAAGGAGATGCTGCCGGGTCTGCGCCTGCCTGGTTTTGAAGTGCTCAGCCTTGGTGTGGCCGGTCGTTTCGTCGTCCTCCGCACCGATGCCAGCAAGGGTACTGAGCGGTGA
- a CDS encoding amidohydrolase family protein, with translation MDTPSLEAQSGSGALEAWAPLGLLDFAPSTPLPDGEKQGLTPVRLAWHQGRLREPMPLPAEHVSPSRMVLPRLVDCHVHLDKAYTWQEHPNLSGSYGGALEANLREHSSRTVACVLQRGERAMERAFAHGLRAMRSHVDSGGPGAEPSLEALLTLQQRWRSRIDLQLVVLVPLEFWCSAEADALARRVAASGGCLGGVLTPPCGSALVTEQLEALLRLADRHNCGVDLHIDEADHGPAEGMVQLLKALQRVPVQVPVTCSHASSLSLLPASRLMRLAERMAAAQLSVIALPLTNAWLLARADHATPLQRPQAPIRQLQRCGVPVAVAGDNVADPWFPGGDFDPLALLAASMPLTQLLPWQRLGLAPFTTAPPAILQLEWDGVLRAGAPADLICMEGQGWSDLIRSPPQRQVLVDGHWQSSPGARP, from the coding sequence ATGGACACCCCGTCGCTTGAGGCCCAGTCGGGCAGTGGTGCCCTTGAGGCCTGGGCCCCCTTGGGACTGCTGGATTTCGCCCCTTCAACGCCCCTGCCTGATGGCGAGAAGCAAGGGCTGACGCCTGTGCGGCTTGCCTGGCATCAGGGGCGCTTGAGGGAGCCCATGCCCCTGCCCGCCGAACACGTGTCTCCGTCTCGGATGGTGCTGCCGCGCTTGGTCGACTGCCATGTCCATTTGGACAAGGCTTACACCTGGCAGGAGCATCCCAACCTCAGCGGCAGCTATGGCGGTGCCCTGGAGGCCAACCTGCGGGAGCACAGCAGCCGAACCGTGGCCTGTGTGCTTCAACGTGGAGAACGCGCCATGGAGAGGGCGTTCGCCCATGGGCTGCGGGCGATGCGCAGCCATGTGGACAGTGGAGGCCCCGGTGCTGAGCCCAGTTTGGAGGCCTTGCTCACCCTGCAGCAGCGCTGGCGAAGCCGCATTGATCTCCAGCTGGTGGTGCTGGTGCCCTTGGAATTCTGGTGTTCAGCTGAAGCGGATGCTCTGGCGCGTCGTGTGGCCGCCAGTGGCGGCTGTCTTGGTGGTGTCCTGACCCCTCCTTGTGGATCGGCTCTGGTCACCGAGCAGTTGGAGGCGTTGTTGCGCCTGGCTGATCGCCACAACTGCGGTGTCGATCTGCACATCGATGAGGCGGATCACGGCCCGGCGGAGGGAATGGTTCAGCTGCTGAAGGCTCTGCAGCGCGTGCCGGTGCAGGTTCCCGTTACTTGCAGCCATGCCAGCAGTCTTTCCCTGTTGCCGGCGTCACGCCTGATGCGGTTGGCAGAGCGCATGGCAGCAGCGCAGCTCAGTGTGATTGCACTGCCCCTCACCAATGCCTGGTTGCTGGCGCGGGCGGATCACGCCACACCACTTCAGCGTCCGCAGGCTCCGATCCGTCAGTTGCAACGTTGTGGTGTTCCGGTGGCGGTGGCGGGTGACAACGTGGCCGACCCCTGGTTCCCGGGAGGTGACTTCGATCCTTTAGCCCTGCTGGCCGCATCGATGCCGTTGACCCAGTTGCTCCCCTGGCAGCGCTTGGGCCTGGCCCCCTTCACCACGGCACCGCCCGCCATTCTTCAGTTGGAGTGGGATGGAGTGCTGCGGGCTGGTGCTCCAGCCGATCTGATCTGCATGGAGGGCCAGGGATGGTCGGACCTGATCCGATCTCCTCCCCAGCGTCAGGTTCTTGTGGACGGCCACTGGCAGTCGTCACCGGGCGCTAGACCCTGA
- a CDS encoding FAD-binding oxidoreductase, whose protein sequence is MGRAEALIALRQALSAVPELELLEEPGELQRHSRDAFEYSPVLTPRLEACRAELVVRPRTVDAVERLASACAEHQVPLTLRGSGTGNYGQCVPLQGGVVMLTTALRQIRSIDPITGVVTVEPGCVMRDLDQELRRHGRQLRLMPSTWRSATIGGFVAGGSGGIGSLRWGFLRDPGHLLGLEIVPLRADAQRHQLGEMDAEALNHAYGTNGIITALSLATAPAVNWHQVSVDCEHWEQAIELMQRIAASALDLHLASLLEQPLLSRLPSWGGPAVSAHRLLLLVAPDGLNSLHWMSQSASTSLRDLGPEDLSGGNGLRELSWNHTTLHVRASEPGWTYLQMLLPQPEAPAMAALKQRWGDALLWHLELVRQQGCPRLAALPLVRWQGADQLNRLMDDCRAAGAVLFNPHVITVEDGGLGVIDADQVAAKTRFDPAGLLNPGKLRGWEERT, encoded by the coding sequence ATGGGTCGCGCCGAAGCCTTGATTGCCCTGCGGCAAGCCCTCAGTGCTGTTCCGGAGCTGGAGCTGTTGGAGGAACCGGGGGAGCTGCAGCGCCATTCCCGGGACGCCTTTGAGTACTCCCCCGTCCTGACGCCGCGGCTGGAGGCCTGCCGTGCTGAGTTGGTGGTCCGCCCGCGCACGGTGGATGCTGTTGAACGGCTGGCTTCGGCCTGCGCTGAGCACCAGGTTCCCTTAACCCTGCGCGGCTCCGGGACAGGGAACTACGGCCAGTGCGTGCCTCTGCAGGGCGGTGTGGTGATGCTCACCACGGCCCTGCGGCAGATCCGCTCGATTGATCCGATCACCGGGGTGGTGACCGTGGAACCGGGCTGTGTGATGCGCGATCTGGATCAGGAGTTGCGCCGGCATGGACGCCAGCTGCGCTTGATGCCCAGCACCTGGCGCAGCGCCACCATTGGCGGCTTTGTTGCAGGGGGCTCCGGGGGCATCGGTTCGCTGCGCTGGGGCTTTCTGCGGGATCCAGGCCATTTGCTCGGGTTGGAGATCGTGCCGCTACGTGCCGATGCTCAGCGTCATCAACTCGGCGAGATGGATGCGGAGGCCTTGAATCACGCCTATGGCACCAACGGCATCATCACGGCCCTCAGCCTGGCCACAGCTCCAGCGGTCAACTGGCACCAGGTGAGTGTCGACTGCGAGCACTGGGAGCAGGCGATTGAGCTGATGCAACGGATCGCTGCCTCGGCCTTGGATCTCCATCTGGCGAGCCTGCTGGAACAGCCGCTGCTGTCGCGTTTGCCCAGCTGGGGTGGCCCTGCCGTCTCGGCGCACCGTCTTCTGTTGCTCGTCGCCCCCGATGGGCTCAACAGCCTGCATTGGATGTCGCAGTCAGCCAGCACCAGCCTGCGGGATCTCGGCCCTGAGGATCTCTCCGGGGGCAATGGCTTGCGCGAGCTGAGCTGGAACCACACCACCCTGCATGTAAGGGCTTCAGAGCCGGGATGGACCTACCTGCAGATGCTGTTGCCGCAACCGGAGGCCCCAGCGATGGCGGCACTGAAGCAGCGCTGGGGTGATGCCCTGCTCTGGCATCTTGAGCTTGTGCGTCAGCAGGGCTGTCCCCGTCTGGCGGCCCTGCCGTTGGTGCGTTGGCAGGGGGCGGATCAGCTGAACCGGTTGATGGACGACTGCAGGGCCGCGGGTGCGGTGTTGTTCAACCCCCACGTAATCACCGTGGAAGACGGCGGCCTTGGTGTAATCGATGCCGATCAGGTGGCGGCCAAGACGCGATTTGACCCTGCCGGCCTGCTTAATCCCGGCAAGCTTCGGGGATGGGAGGAGCGCACCTGA
- a CDS encoding pentapeptide repeat-containing protein, giving the protein MASPTQALDTSAGVGLQDRALFQEKVDYTLTNQSNGDFEGQNLANTSFAGAVGRGANFRGANLHGAILTQGAFAEADFQGADLSDALMDRADFVGTDLRNAVLNGIIASGSSFSNAQIEGADFTDALLDRDDQRRLCGEADGINPSTGVATFDSLGC; this is encoded by the coding sequence ATGGCATCACCTACCCAGGCCCTGGACACCTCAGCTGGAGTGGGTCTGCAGGACCGCGCCCTGTTCCAGGAAAAGGTGGATTACACACTCACCAACCAGAGCAATGGCGATTTCGAAGGACAGAACCTGGCCAATACATCCTTCGCCGGAGCCGTGGGCCGCGGTGCGAATTTCCGGGGCGCCAACCTGCATGGAGCCATCCTCACCCAAGGGGCCTTCGCCGAGGCTGATTTCCAGGGTGCTGACCTCTCCGATGCCCTGATGGACCGCGCCGACTTCGTCGGCACCGATCTCCGCAATGCCGTCCTGAACGGGATCATTGCGTCGGGCAGCAGCTTCAGCAACGCTCAGATCGAGGGGGCCGATTTCACTGACGCCCTGCTCGATCGTGATGATCAACGCCGGCTGTGCGGCGAGGCCGATGGCATCAACCCCAGCACCGGAGTCGCCACATTCGACAGCTTGGGCTGCTGA
- a CDS encoding bifunctional folylpolyglutamate synthase/dihydrofolate synthase: protein MDDLSDLIPRFDLRGMDLQLDRMDAALRELDHPCRTIPAIQVLGTNGKGSIVSFLESALCAAGLRCGVTTSPHLVSWCERIRIQGKPIAIETLRSRLQELQPLNERHRLTPFELLVTAALFEFQRHACELLVLEVGLGGRLDATTAHPCRPVVAVASIGLDHCEHLGHSLTAIATEKAAAIPPQATVISGAQTPEVRDVLETTCRTQQATLHWVKPLDSTWQLGLPGAIQRSNAAVALGALQALSGLGWTLPEAVIQEGFATAHWPGRLQSVRWGDHRLRLDGAHNPPAAVQLAQERSLWSHAANGVVWILAIQAHKDAVAMLQTLLQPQDQAWIIPVPSHRSWSRSALVQELPQLEHQLQEADSLETVLHQLSSNGWPTPVPIVAGSLYLIGDLFARGVVTAE, encoded by the coding sequence GTGGACGATCTTTCTGATCTGATCCCGCGCTTCGATCTGCGTGGCATGGATCTGCAGTTGGATCGCATGGATGCGGCCCTGCGCGAGCTCGACCATCCCTGTCGAACGATTCCCGCGATCCAGGTGCTGGGCACCAACGGGAAAGGATCCATCGTCAGCTTTCTGGAATCAGCCCTCTGTGCCGCCGGCCTCCGCTGCGGGGTCACCACCTCCCCTCACCTGGTGAGCTGGTGCGAACGCATCCGGATCCAGGGGAAACCCATTGCGATTGAAACCCTGCGCAGCCGATTGCAGGAACTCCAGCCGCTGAACGAACGGCATCGGCTCACCCCGTTTGAACTGCTGGTGACCGCCGCCTTGTTTGAGTTCCAACGTCACGCCTGCGAGCTGCTGGTGCTGGAGGTGGGGCTGGGGGGACGGCTTGATGCCACCACGGCCCATCCCTGCCGTCCTGTCGTGGCCGTCGCCAGCATTGGCCTGGACCACTGCGAGCACCTGGGCCACAGCCTCACCGCCATCGCAACTGAAAAAGCGGCAGCGATCCCGCCTCAGGCCACCGTGATCAGTGGCGCCCAAACCCCTGAAGTGCGGGACGTCCTGGAGACAACCTGCCGGACCCAACAGGCCACGCTCCACTGGGTGAAGCCCCTGGATTCAACCTGGCAACTGGGCTTGCCCGGCGCCATTCAGCGCAGCAACGCCGCTGTTGCCCTTGGTGCCCTGCAAGCCCTCTCGGGCTTGGGCTGGACCTTGCCTGAGGCTGTGATTCAGGAGGGCTTCGCCACAGCCCACTGGCCCGGTCGGCTGCAAAGCGTGCGTTGGGGTGACCACAGGCTTCGCCTTGATGGAGCCCACAATCCACCGGCCGCAGTGCAACTGGCCCAAGAACGCAGCCTCTGGAGCCATGCCGCCAATGGTGTGGTGTGGATCCTGGCAATCCAGGCCCACAAGGACGCTGTCGCCATGCTCCAGACGCTGCTGCAACCGCAGGACCAAGCCTGGATCATTCCGGTGCCAAGCCACAGGAGCTGGAGCCGGTCGGCCCTCGTCCAGGAACTGCCTCAGCTCGAGCACCAGCTGCAGGAGGCCGACAGCCTTGAAACCGTGCTGCACCAGCTCAGCAGCAATGGATGGCCGACACCGGTGCCAATTGTTGCCGGATCGCTGTATCTGATCGGTGACCTGTTCGCTCGCGGCGTTGTAACGGCAGAGTGA
- a CDS encoding aspartate aminotransferase family protein has protein sequence MNTYGRFPLALAKGKGCWVKDTQGRLYLDAVAGIATCTLGHSDRAMQRALRNQLGRLQHVSNLYQIPEQEELASWLVHNSCADSVFFCNSGAEANEAAIKLARKHGHLRRGIEQPVILTAAASFHGRTLAAVTATGQPKYHKGFEPMVTGFDYFPYNDLKALEALINRYEQAGPSIAAVLVEPLQGEGGVNPGDRAFFSRLREICTERNILLILDEVQVGMGRSGRLWGYEQLGITPDAFTLAKGLGGGHAIGALLVNASADVFEPGDHASTFGGNPFACRAGLTVATEIERRGLLTNVTARGEQLRDGLQELVNCFPEHLQGVRGWGLLQGIVIREGSSWTAPALAKAAIDHGLLLVAAGPSVLRMVPPLTINKREVRELLRRLATTLSSLS, from the coding sequence ATGAACACCTACGGCCGGTTCCCTTTGGCTCTGGCCAAGGGGAAGGGTTGCTGGGTCAAGGACACCCAAGGGAGGCTCTACCTGGATGCCGTTGCTGGCATTGCCACCTGCACCCTGGGCCACAGCGACAGGGCCATGCAACGGGCTCTGCGCAATCAGCTGGGACGTCTCCAGCACGTGTCCAACCTCTATCAGATTCCGGAACAGGAGGAGCTGGCCAGCTGGCTGGTGCACAACAGCTGTGCCGACAGCGTCTTCTTCTGCAATTCCGGCGCCGAAGCCAATGAAGCCGCGATCAAGCTGGCGCGCAAACACGGCCATCTACGGCGCGGCATCGAACAGCCCGTGATCCTCACGGCAGCAGCCAGCTTCCATGGCCGCACGCTCGCGGCGGTCACCGCCACGGGTCAACCCAAGTACCACAAGGGTTTTGAGCCCATGGTCACCGGGTTTGATTACTTCCCATACAACGATCTGAAGGCCCTCGAAGCCCTGATCAACCGCTACGAACAGGCCGGCCCCTCGATCGCAGCCGTTCTGGTTGAACCCCTGCAAGGTGAGGGTGGCGTCAACCCTGGAGATCGCGCTTTCTTCTCACGCCTGCGCGAGATCTGCACCGAGCGAAACATCCTGCTGATCCTTGATGAGGTGCAGGTGGGCATGGGGCGGAGTGGACGCCTCTGGGGCTATGAGCAGCTGGGCATCACCCCTGACGCCTTCACCCTGGCCAAGGGCCTGGGCGGTGGTCATGCCATTGGCGCCTTGCTGGTGAACGCATCAGCCGATGTGTTTGAACCCGGCGACCACGCCAGCACCTTCGGCGGCAATCCCTTTGCCTGCCGGGCGGGGTTGACGGTGGCCACAGAGATCGAACGCCGCGGCCTGCTGACCAACGTCACAGCCCGCGGTGAACAACTGCGCGATGGGCTCCAGGAGCTGGTGAACTGTTTCCCCGAGCACCTGCAAGGCGTGCGCGGCTGGGGCCTGCTGCAGGGCATCGTGATCCGGGAAGGCAGCAGTTGGACGGCACCCGCGCTGGCGAAAGCCGCCATCGATCACGGCCTGCTGCTGGTGGCGGCCGGCCCCTCGGTGCTGCGCATGGTGCCCCCACTGACCATCAACAAGCGCGAGGTGCGCGAACTACTGCGCCGTCTGGCGACAACCCTCTCCAGCCTCAGCTGA